GCGTTGCAGATTGGCGAGGTAGGTGGGTTTCTCTCGGATGGTCTGACTGCGGGGCAGCGGACGGGCGACGATGATACCGATGTGGCTGTTGAACTCGTGGAGGTAGCCGGAGATGGATTTGTCGATGACCACTTTTTTGTAATTGCGCGAAGCGTGCATGAGGCGCATGACGCCGTCGCTGCCGCGATAAGCGAGGCCGACGTGGGAACAGTGACCGCCGGTGTGTTTGGTGACGATGCCGATGATGTCGCCGGGCTGAATGTTTTTTTCGATGGCGGCAACCTTGGATTTGTGGATGTAGCGGAAGGGCAAAGCGCTTTCGCGGGCTTCGATTTTGGCCATTTGTGGCAGCAGCGAGGGGTTTTTGCGGAGATACCGGTAGCCTTTCCAGAGCACGGTCATTTCCTGGCATTTGCGACCGACGAGGGAAACGGTGGGGCCGACTTTGGTGGTCACCTTGACGACGTTGCCGCGGGCTTCGTTGTCGTAATACCATTCGGCGAGGTAGTGGATGCGGTCCAGGTAATTGCCATTGCAGACGCCGCCGCGGTAGCGGGTCCATTCGATTTCGGCGAGGAGATCGGAGGGGGTGTAGGTGGGTTTGGGCACTTCGATCATGCGGGCAAGGCCGAGGGCGATTTCGAAGAAGGTCCAGCAGTCGAGTCCGGAGAAATTGGCGGAGGCGGATTCGGTGTGATCGTGGATTTCAAGGGTGTAGCCGACGTAGGGTGTGCCGCGCATGGCAAGGCCGAACTTCGCAACGCGTTCGCCCATGGGGAGGGCACGCCAGTTTTGTTGTTGGGCAGTGGCGACGATTTTGTTGAAGGCGGTTTTGTTGGGAAAGGTGAGGGATTGGGGAAGGTGTTCGGCGGCGGGGGCGAGGGGGGCGAGGAACAGGAAGGTGAGAAGGATGAGGCGGGGCATGGGATTGGGATTTGGGGACGTTGGGTGTGGCGAAAGCGGTGTCGACGACGCCAGGATGGCCTTGGCATCTTGGCCACCGCAGTCCAAAAATCGGCGGGACTGGAAATGTGGATACCTTAAGTCTGCGCTCTAAATGGCGATGAGACGAGATCTTTAGGCGGCTACGTTTGAATTTTTCTTGATGACACACTCCGCAGCCCAGTAGCCGCACATGCCGTGGACACCGCCGCCGGGGGGGGTGGAGGCGGAGCAAAGGAAGATTTTTGGGTTGGGAGTGGCGTAGGGATCGATGAGGCTGACAGGGCGGGTGAGGAGTTGCCGCCAGTCGGTGACGCCACCAACAACGTCGCCGCCGATGTAATTGGGGTTGTAGTGCTCCATGTGCTCGGTGTTGAGCACGTGGGCGTCGAGGATGGTGTCGCGGAAACCGGGGGCAAAACGTTCGATTTGGGCCTCGATGGCGGGCCGCATGTCGCGGGTGCAGCCGTTGGGGACATGGCAATAGGTCCAGGCGATGTGCTGATCTTTGGGGGCGCGACCGGGGTCGGTGATGGTGGGTTGGGCGACGAGGAGGAAGGGATGCTCGCTGGGTTTGCCTTCCCACGCGGCGCGTTCGGAGGCGGCGACTTCGTCGATGGTGCCGCCGACGTGGACGGTGCCGGCTTTGCGACAGGCTTCGTTGCGCCAGGGGATGGGGGCGTTGAGGGCGTAGTCGATTTTGAAGACGCCGGGGCCGTGGCGGTAACGGTTGAGTTTACCGAGGTAACGTTTGGGCAGGGAATCGGCGCAGATCTTGGCGAGGTTCTTGGGGCTGATGTCGAAGAGGTAGGCGTCGGCGTCGGGGAGGTCGGTGAATTTGGTGACGGGAGTGTTGAGCTGGATTTTGCCGTTGAGAGATTTAAGGATTTTGATGAGGGCTTTGGTGATGGACTGGGAGCCGCCTTTGGGGATGGGCCAGCCGCCGACGTGGGCGCTCATTTGCAGCATGAGGCCGATGGCGGAGGTGAAAGGGTTTTCGAGGGCGATGACCGAGTGGGCGGCGTTGCCGGCGAACAGGGCACGGGCTTCGGGGGTGGAGAAGTATTTTGCGAGGAGGGTGGCAGGAAGGGCGGCGGGAATGCCGAAGCGGGCGGCCGCGAGCGGGTTGGTGGGGATGGCGGCGGGGCGGAGGAGGTCGGAATAGAGGTCGAGGGCGTTTTTGACGAGGGGTTCGAAAAGGCGGCGATAGCGTGGGGCATCTTTGCCGAGGGCGGCGGCGGTTTGGCTGAGCGATTGGTAGAGGACGACGGCGTGACCGGGGGTAATCGGGTGGGCGAGGGGGATTTCGGGATGCAGCCACTTGAGGCCGTGCGATTCGAGGTCGAGGCTGCGGAGGTAGGGCGAGGCGACGCCCATGGGATGGACGGCGGAGCAGACGTCGTGATGAAAGCCGGGGAGGGTGAGGTCTTTGGTGCGGGTGCCACCGCCGGGGGTGTCGGAACCTTCAAGGACCGTGGTTTCCCAACCGGCCTGGGCGAGGCGGATGGCAGCGGTGAGTCCGTTGGGGCCGGAGCCGATGATGATCGCAGTGGGCACTTTGAAAGGATGAAGGATGAAGGCGAAAGGATGAAGGATGAAGCGAAGTAAAACTTCGCGGTCCCTTTTCAATTATCAACTACACTCTGGAGAGTTGTCGGCGGAGGGCGGCGTGGACGGTGATGATGACGCCGATGAGGGTGAGGATCATGATGACGAAATTCAGCCACAGGGTGTTGATTTTGATCTCCTGCCACCAGGGTTTCTTTTCTTTCACACCTGTGAAGCTTTGCACGGCTTCAAGGGTGTTGGGCTGAGGGAGGGGTTTTTCTTTTTCCTGAATGAGGCTGAAGGTTTTTATGGTGCCGAAGAAGACGTTGGGGGTGGACTCTCGACGGTAGTCTTCGCGTTCCATTTCGGCTTTGGTGACGAGGTCAAGAACCTTGCGGTTGACATAAATTTCCTCGGCGCTGACGCTGTTCCTGCTGCTGTGATCGGCGGCGATTTCGGGATCGAGTTTGCCGGTGGACAGGACTTCGTTGATAATGTTGCCAAGGCGGCTGCTGACAGCTTGTGGATCGCGGTCCTGGAGGCCGGAGACAACGGCGAGGGCTTGTTTGGTGACGTCGAGTTCTTCGCGCTGGGCTTCGGTCATTTCCACGTCTTCGGGGAGGTTGATGAGGGTCTGAATGCGTTCTTCGAGTTTGCTCTGGGCACTGCTAAGGGGGTTGAGTTTGGCCTGGGCGATGATGGCGCTTTCATAGGACCAGCGAAGCGGCATGATCTGGCAGATGAGGGGGACTTTCAATTTGCTGGCTTCGACGGGATCGCCGCCCTGTTTCTCGATCCATTGACGGATGGAGTAGACGAAGTCGAGGTTGCGGTTCATTTCCTCGTATTTGATGAGGGCGCCGCCGAGGATGATCTGCGGGATGAGGAGAAGCGGGATGATGTTGAGGGCGGTGCGGATGTCGTGGACCAGCGTGGAGACGAGCAGGCCAAGACAGACCCCGGTCAAAGAGGTGAGGAACATCCAGAAGAGGTGGATGGTGAACATCTCGCGCAGTTCCAGGACGGCGTTGCCGATGAGCAGATAAATGACGCACTGGATGAGGGAGAAGGTGGAGAGGGAGAGGATTTTGCCGATGATGTAGTAGCTGATGCGCAGATTGTGATTGCGCTCGCGGCTGAGCATGGGTCGGTCGCGGATGATTTCGTCGGCGCTGTTGGTGAGGCCGAGGAACATGGCGACAACCAAGGTGAGGAAGAGGTAGGTGGGGATGTGGAAGGCGCTGGCGAAGGTGTAGGTGGAGTCGTCTTCGGAATAGCGAAGCACCATCGAGATGAGCAGCGCGAGGGTGGGGGCTTCGAGAAGGGTGGTGAGGAGGTTGGCGCGGTTGCGGAGTTTGCTGAGGAACGCACGTTTGACCATGGTGGCGAAGAGGATGGTCTCTTCGCGGAAGGTGTGCTGGGGGGGGATGGGGAGCTTGCGTTGGGTATGGGCGAGCGAGTCGAGAAGGGTGGCGTCGCGGTTGGGGCTGGGGGCTTCAACGGTTTTGGGGGCCATGCTGTGCATGACGGAATGGGTCTGGAAGCGGTCGCGCCAGAAGTTGGGGGGGAATCGGCGTGCGGCGACCATGTGTCCATCGCCGGTTTGTTCGTGGATGACGTCACCGCTGATGTCGCGAAGAGGGGTTTCAAGCACGTCGAATACCAGGTCGGGCGTGACGCTGTCGGGCATGGGCTGTGCCTGGGGTTCCTCGATCTGGCCGGTTTCTTCGTGGAGGGCCTGCCAGAAGTATTCGAGCATGCCGCGCGGGGTGCCGAAGAAGGCCATTTTGCCGCCTTTGTCGAGGAGCAGGGCCTTGTCGAATTTTTGCAGGAGTTTGGTGCTGGGCTGGTGGATCGACGCGAAAACGATCTTGTTTTTGGCGAGGTTGCGGATGAGGTCGAGGACGTGTTCGGAGTCTTTGGAGGAAAGGCCGGAGGTGGGTTCGTCGAAGAGGTAGACGTCGGCGATGCCGATCATGTCGAGACCGGCGTTGAGGCGTTTGCGTTCGCCACCTGAGAGGAATTTTTGCTGCGGAGTGCCGGCCAGGCGGTTGCGGAGTTCGTTGAGGCCGAGTTCGATGAGTTTGGCGTCGACGCGTTTGCGGCGTTCCTCACGCGGAAGGTGGGGGCAGCGGACGGCGACGGAGAAGTCGAGGTTTTCTTTGACCTTGAGGAGGGTGTCGTAGGCGTCCTCCTGGGGGATGTAGGCGATGTAGGGACAGAGGTTGTCGAGGTTTTCGTAAAGCGGGTGGCTGTTGAGCAGAATGTCTCCGCTGCGGGGTTTGAGCTGGCCGCCGAGGGTGCGAAGGAGGGTGGATTTGCCGCAACCGGAGGGGCCCATGACGCAGATCATTTCACCGCGACGGGCGAGCAGGCTGATGCCGTCGAGGGCGGTGTCCTGTCGGTCGTAACGATGGCCGACTTCGCGGAGTTCAAGTTGGCGGACGACGTTGCGTTCCTCTTCGATGATGCGGTCGGCAAAGTGGCAGCGGAGGTATTGGCCTTCGCCGAGAATGATGGTGTCGCCGTCGTGGAGGAGGGCGCGTTCGCGAATGGTGTGGTTGCCGACGTAGATGGGCCGGTCGGTGCGGAGGATCTCGAGTTCTCCGGTTTTGTCCTCGTAATGGATGACGATTTTGAGGAGGATCTCACCTTCGCCGTTTTGGGTGAGGAGGATGTCGCCTTCGTCGAGGAGGTCGGGGTTGTTGGAGACGAGGTAGGTGTTGCGGGAGCCTTCAAGGCGGAATTGTTCTCCGAATTCACGGGCGCGGCGGCGCAGTTCGTGGAGGGAGATTTCGATGTCGCCCTGGGCGATGATTTTGTCCTCGATGGAGGCTTCAATGGAGGTGCCTTCTTTGAGGGCGAGGCCGTTGATTTTGGCGTCGGTATCGCGCAGGGCCTCGATGAGGACGGTAAGGCCGAAGGAGATGCGCAGGTTGGTGCCGCGGCTGCGGGTCTGGGTGATTTCGGCGGAGCCTTCTTCGGTAAGGGTCAGGTAGAGCTGGGTGCCGGTGAGGTTTTTCTTGGCGTTGAAATAGGAGATAAGGTCGGCGTAGTCGAGGGAGATGTCTTCGAGGACGAGGCGTTCGCTGGTGTAGAGTCGGGAAAAGTCGCCGGGACGCAGGATACGGGAGCGGACGAGGATGTTGACGGAGCCGGTGTTTTTGAGGAGGAGGAGGTTTTGGAAACGGAAGGCGGTGACGTTGCAGCCGGGACTTAGGGAGCGGAGGAGGACGTCGCTGGGCTGCTGCGAGGCGATGCGAAGGGTTTCAAGAGGCTGGCCGCTTTTGGTGCGGAAGTCGGTTTCGTCGGAGGGTTTGTCTTCGGCGTTGAGCTGGTAAACGATGTCAATGGCCTGGGCAGCGATGCCCAGGTTGGTCATGAAAAGGTAGAATTCGACAAGCTGCTGGCGGGAGTTTTCGGAACGGGAGATGAGCAGGTAGAGCTGAACGCCGAGGAGGATTTTTTGTTCAACGGATAGGCTGCGGGACAGTTCGCGAGCGCGTGCGGAGAGATCCTGGGGTTTTTGGAGGGCTTCGAAGTAGATGCGGCGCAGTTCGGAGTAGATGGCCTCCGGGTAGTCGTAGCGCATGAAGCCGAGGGAGGAGTCGATCTCTTCCTCCATGATTTCTCCGTCAATCATGGAGAATCCGGCGAACACTTCCATGAGCACGGGAAGCATGGAGCTGTTGACGGTTTCGGGGGAGAGTCCGCGCAGTCGGCGCAGGGCGCGTCGCCACCAGGGCTGGCGGGCGCCGAGGACGCTGGCCATGGCCTTGCTCGCCGCGCGGGTGGGGCGCTGGGTGGGTGGCGTTGGCTCGGTGATATGACTCATGGGCGACTTGTAAGAGTAGGCGTTAGGCGTGCTGGCACAAGGCGCAAATTGGCGGATGTGAAGGGTTGACTGGGGGTGTGGAGGAACGGGTGGATCAGGCCACGGGGACCTGGTTGCTTGGCAGCATGGCGATGGCGTTGTCGCGGATTTCGACGCCGAGTTTTCGGACGCACTCCGGCAGTCAAGGGCGAGACGAGGAGGGGATGCGGGGGGAATCGAATTTCCGTGCAGGATCTGAACCCCACATCAAGAAGTTTAGACGGCCGTTTCGACGCAGCAATCGGCTGGAGGTGGAAGTGTTGCTGTAAGACAATGCCTTATCGTTGAGGGGATGTGCATTTTTGTGTCTACTTGGCACGAAACTTGTGCTCGATTGAACAAGTGACATGCTAAACTTTGGGTCGCGGGGCGATCGATGCTTTGACATTTCTTTTCTTGATCGGTGCTATTTGTGTCGAAAAATTCGCCGAGAAGATAAGAAATAAGTGCCGTTAATATGGGTAACAAGGCATGTGACAAGTTAACTAATTCTTAAGATGAATGATCTACCCATTGACGGTGATTCGGGGGACGTAGAAGCTGACTTTCAGCTGAAGAGACCGCAATCGGGTTCGCGACCGTCGGTGTATTGGGAGCCACCAACATTGGGCGAATTGCAGGAGATGTTGCCGTCGTATGAGTTTTTGGATCTTTTGGGACGTGGAGGTATGGGGGCGGTGTTCCGGGCGAGGCAGCTTTCTTTGGACCGATTGGTGGCGATCAAGGTGTTACCCGGGGATGTTTTCGATGATGAGGATGCGACGTTTGTGCAGCGTTTTCAAAACGAAGCGCGGACGATGGGGCGGATGAATCATCCTGGCATCGTCAACGTGTTTGACTTCGGAGAGGCGGTGGGAACGGGGTCCGGGCAGCGGCTGTTGTATTTTGTGATGGAGTATGTGGAGGGGACGGACGTGTCGAAGATGGTGTTGGATCAGGGGCGTCTGGCACCGGCGCATGCGCTGGCCATTGCGGCGCATGTGTGTGATGCCCTGACCTATGCCCATGGTCATGGGGTAATCCATCGCGACATCAAGCCGGCGAACGTGCTGATCAATCGCGAGGGGCAGGTGAAGGTGGCGGATTTTGGTTTGGCCAAGGGTGCGGAAACTGAGGAAAAGTTGGGCATGACGCGGCAGGACGTGGCGCTCGGGACGCCGGATTATGTGGCGCCGGAAGCACTGGTGGTGGGAATGGAGTCGGATCATCGCGGGGATCTTTATGCGGTGGGGGTGATGCTTTACAACATGCTGACCGGAGAAATTCCGCGTGGGATGTTTCAGTTGCCGAGCGACAAGGTGGGGTCGGATTCACGTTTTGATAAGATCATTGTGAAGGCGATGCAGGCGGATCGGGAATTGCGATATCAAAGTGCGGGCGAGATTCGTCGAGCGCTGGATGAGATTCTGACGACACCGATGGTAAAACTCGAGGCGGACGATGACGACATTCCGAGAGCAGTGTTGGCGGATTCTCGACCGATGGGTCAGCGTCCGGGGCCGGGCGGGGGTGTGGGGCGGCATTCCGGGCCGGTGAAAGTGCAGGGCCAAGCGCATGCGCATGGCCAGCAGGTTTTGCCCCAGCGGAGGACGGCTCCGGTTCAAGTGATGAAGCACGAGGAACCCACAAAGCCGGGGTGGTTGATTCCTGCGTTGGTGATGGTGCCGGTGTTGGCGGTGAGTGGGTGGTTTTTGATGAAGCCTGCGGTGAAGGTGGAATCGCGCGTCGGTGGGCCTGAACCGGTGCTGGTCGTTGAAAAGGCTCCTGTGGAAGAGGGGCTTTATCCTCGAGGCAAATGGGTGGGAGTGTTTACGAAGGCGGCGGATGTCGCGAGATTCACGCAGGGGGATAGTCCTGCCATGCGGTTTGATCCTGACGGGGGGATGAGGTTTGCCAAGTATGTGTCGTTGGCGGTGCCTGAGGCCAGTGGCAAGGATTGGGGGATTCGCGCCAGGTTTCGGATGATGAAGGATCGGGATGTGGAGGTGAAGCTGCGCAACAGCGCGAATCATTTTTATGGAGTGAGGATCAAGAAAGGGATGGCATCGTTGGTGTATCATCGGCGGCATGATGACAAGGCGATGGCGGGAATGAGTTTTCCGGAGCCGATCAAGCTGGATTTTTTGCGTGAGAATGAGGAGTTCGACGTGGAGTTTTTTGCCGTTGGAAAACGGTTGGTGGCGAGGGTGGCAAATCGATATTTGGGCAGGGCGGTGGATGATAAAATTGAGCAGGGCGAACTGAGCATTTATGGGTGCATGAACGTGCGGAACATTCAGGTCATGAGGCTTGATGGGATGGAGGAAGGGGAGGCGCTGAGGCTGGCGCGGGTGGACCGGATTGGGGTGGATGTGAGTCCGGATGCGGTTCCCATTCGTCGTCCATCGGCACCACCGGCATCGAAACCAATGCTGGCTGAAAGCACAGGCGGGGTGAAAGTGTTTCCGCCAGGCGAGTGGGTGCGGTTGTTTGAAAAATGGGAGCAGCTGCCGACCAAGTTGCGGCAGGATGGAGAGTCGAAAATGGAGGCAGATGGATGGCTCACGACAAAGTATGATTTTCATTTGAATGACTTCAAAGTGAGGAATGGCGGGATACGCGCCACCTTCCGTAAGGTGGATGGTTTGCCTTCGCCAATGTTGCGGATTCGCATGAACAACGATCCGACAGGCGGAGGTTATGAGTATGCGATCGCCGGTCGCCGCAAGGTTCGCGTGATCCAGAGAGGATCGGGGGCTTTTGTAACGGACATCGCGGGGGAGACGGCTCCCAACGCGGCTTCAGTGGTCGAGAATGGTGGGGAGTTTAACCTGGAACTGTTTGCCGTCGGTTCACGTCTGTGGGGTCGGCATAACGGCGAGGTGGTAAGTGTGGCGGATCATGACCGCTGGAGTGAAGGCTTCATGGCGTTGTTTCCGAAGAACCAGCCGGTGCGTGGCATTGAGGTGATCAATCTGGATGGATTGTCGGAGGCGGAGGCGCTGGCGAAAGTGGGGCTTGATGAGAAGGCGGCGGCGGATACTGGCGGAAAAATGCTGGCGGCGGGGAAAACCCAAGAGGGAGATCTGCGCGGGCTGCCGCCCGAGTTTGCCGAGTTGCAGAAGCGCATGGAGGGGTTGATGACGGAGCGTGTGACCGGTCCGTATGAGCAGGCGTTGAAGAAGTTGAATGCGGGTTACCTGGTGGCTCTGGGACGGGAGGACACCAATGCCCGGCAGGCGGGCAATCTGGATGAAGTGTTGGTTTTTCAACAGGCCGCAGCGCTGGTGAAGTCAGATGCCCTTGCGCTGGTCCCGGCGGA
This is a stretch of genomic DNA from Phragmitibacter flavus. It encodes these proteins:
- a CDS encoding N-acetylmuramoyl-L-alanine amidase-like domain-containing protein, producing the protein MPRLILLTFLFLAPLAPAAEHLPQSLTFPNKTAFNKIVATAQQQNWRALPMGERVAKFGLAMRGTPYVGYTLEIHDHTESASANFSGLDCWTFFEIALGLARMIEVPKPTYTPSDLLAEIEWTRYRGGVCNGNYLDRIHYLAEWYYDNEARGNVVKVTTKVGPTVSLVGRKCQEMTVLWKGYRYLRKNPSLLPQMAKIEARESALPFRYIHKSKVAAIEKNIQPGDIIGIVTKHTGGHCSHVGLAYRGSDGVMRLMHASRNYKKVVIDKSISGYLHEFNSHIGIIVARPLPRSQTIREKPTYLANLQRLTTK
- a CDS encoding phytoene desaturase family protein: MPTAIIIGSGPNGLTAAIRLAQAGWETTVLEGSDTPGGGTRTKDLTLPGFHHDVCSAVHPMGVASPYLRSLDLESHGLKWLHPEIPLAHPITPGHAVVLYQSLSQTAAALGKDAPRYRRLFEPLVKNALDLYSDLLRPAAIPTNPLAAARFGIPAALPATLLAKYFSTPEARALFAGNAAHSVIALENPFTSAIGLMLQMSAHVGGWPIPKGGSQSITKALIKILKSLNGKIQLNTPVTKFTDLPDADAYLFDISPKNLAKICADSLPKRYLGKLNRYRHGPGVFKIDYALNAPIPWRNEACRKAGTVHVGGTIDEVAASERAAWEGKPSEHPFLLVAQPTITDPGRAPKDQHIAWTYCHVPNGCTRDMRPAIEAQIERFAPGFRDTILDAHVLNTEHMEHYNPNYIGGDVVGGVTDWRQLLTRPVSLIDPYATPNPKIFLCSASTPPGGGVHGMCGYWAAECVIKKNSNVAA
- a CDS encoding ABC transporter permease gives rise to the protein MSHITEPTPPTQRPTRAASKAMASVLGARQPWWRRALRRLRGLSPETVNSSMLPVLMEVFAGFSMIDGEIMEEEIDSSLGFMRYDYPEAIYSELRRIYFEALQKPQDLSARARELSRSLSVEQKILLGVQLYLLISRSENSRQQLVEFYLFMTNLGIAAQAIDIVYQLNAEDKPSDETDFRTKSGQPLETLRIASQQPSDVLLRSLSPGCNVTAFRFQNLLLLKNTGSVNILVRSRILRPGDFSRLYTSERLVLEDISLDYADLISYFNAKKNLTGTQLYLTLTEEGSAEITQTRSRGTNLRISFGLTVLIEALRDTDAKINGLALKEGTSIEASIEDKIIAQGDIEISLHELRRRAREFGEQFRLEGSRNTYLVSNNPDLLDEGDILLTQNGEGEILLKIVIHYEDKTGELEILRTDRPIYVGNHTIRERALLHDGDTIILGEGQYLRCHFADRIIEEERNVVRQLELREVGHRYDRQDTALDGISLLARRGEMICVMGPSGCGKSTLLRTLGGQLKPRSGDILLNSHPLYENLDNLCPYIAYIPQEDAYDTLLKVKENLDFSVAVRCPHLPREERRKRVDAKLIELGLNELRNRLAGTPQQKFLSGGERKRLNAGLDMIGIADVYLFDEPTSGLSSKDSEHVLDLIRNLAKNKIVFASIHQPSTKLLQKFDKALLLDKGGKMAFFGTPRGMLEYFWQALHEETGQIEEPQAQPMPDSVTPDLVFDVLETPLRDISGDVIHEQTGDGHMVAARRFPPNFWRDRFQTHSVMHSMAPKTVEAPSPNRDATLLDSLAHTQRKLPIPPQHTFREETILFATMVKRAFLSKLRNRANLLTTLLEAPTLALLISMVLRYSEDDSTYTFASAFHIPTYLFLTLVVAMFLGLTNSADEIIRDRPMLSRERNHNLRISYYIIGKILSLSTFSLIQCVIYLLIGNAVLELREMFTIHLFWMFLTSLTGVCLGLLVSTLVHDIRTALNIIPLLLIPQIILGGALIKYEEMNRNLDFVYSIRQWIEKQGGDPVEASKLKVPLICQIMPLRWSYESAIIAQAKLNPLSSAQSKLEERIQTLINLPEDVEMTEAQREELDVTKQALAVVSGLQDRDPQAVSSRLGNIINEVLSTGKLDPEIAADHSSRNSVSAEEIYVNRKVLDLVTKAEMEREDYRRESTPNVFFGTIKTFSLIQEKEKPLPQPNTLEAVQSFTGVKEKKPWWQEIKINTLWLNFVIMILTLIGVIITVHAALRRQLSRV
- a CDS encoding protein kinase domain-containing protein — translated: MNDLPIDGDSGDVEADFQLKRPQSGSRPSVYWEPPTLGELQEMLPSYEFLDLLGRGGMGAVFRARQLSLDRLVAIKVLPGDVFDDEDATFVQRFQNEARTMGRMNHPGIVNVFDFGEAVGTGSGQRLLYFVMEYVEGTDVSKMVLDQGRLAPAHALAIAAHVCDALTYAHGHGVIHRDIKPANVLINREGQVKVADFGLAKGAETEEKLGMTRQDVALGTPDYVAPEALVVGMESDHRGDLYAVGVMLYNMLTGEIPRGMFQLPSDKVGSDSRFDKIIVKAMQADRELRYQSAGEIRRALDEILTTPMVKLEADDDDIPRAVLADSRPMGQRPGPGGGVGRHSGPVKVQGQAHAHGQQVLPQRRTAPVQVMKHEEPTKPGWLIPALVMVPVLAVSGWFLMKPAVKVESRVGGPEPVLVVEKAPVEEGLYPRGKWVGVFTKAADVARFTQGDSPAMRFDPDGGMRFAKYVSLAVPEASGKDWGIRARFRMMKDRDVEVKLRNSANHFYGVRIKKGMASLVYHRRHDDKAMAGMSFPEPIKLDFLRENEEFDVEFFAVGKRLVARVANRYLGRAVDDKIEQGELSIYGCMNVRNIQVMRLDGMEEGEALRLARVDRIGVDVSPDAVPIRRPSAPPASKPMLAESTGGVKVFPPGEWVRLFEKWEQLPTKLRQDGESKMEADGWLTTKYDFHLNDFKVRNGGIRATFRKVDGLPSPMLRIRMNNDPTGGGYEYAIAGRRKVRVIQRGSGAFVTDIAGETAPNAASVVENGGEFNLELFAVGSRLWGRHNGEVVSVADHDRWSEGFMALFPKNQPVRGIEVINLDGLSEAEALAKVGLDEKAAADTGGKMLAAGKTQEGDLRGLPPEFAELQKRMEGLMTERVTGPYEQALKKLNAGYLVALGREDTNARQAGNLDEVLVFQQAAALVKSDALALVPAEDGAGVPEVLKRLRSTWRGTYAGIVQTREGAAKGLQSQFDAALVKLEATLTQQDRVQDALAVRGWREGMMKPGQAGTMATAALEQVSLETKPVPASPAPSPIPTPTPAKEVPKVAEAKTRDTEVAAGPGDAKAAALMVFSKEGTVEIQVGREVRTAKAESDLPERGFELVGVRMVGAAANRRPISKEEMQTLGGLRELKVLRMEYMNVEDEALRVLASLSALRELVMRENQSMTDEGLAILGTLKDLERLNLEGSRQVTSAGIGHLRGLKNLRDLHLAHCPKLDVAMLPHLADMKSLTLLSLHACLAIAGEDLERAISLPSLRSTSFSASQVETPIDLKAAKSLMTCRFYGNNPNDLMTEVEMITLTSSPSVNHLLLDGRMLNEGHLVRLGEMPGLTSVMFQNVALPGSGLTSIKGGRIERVGLRGMRFTDGMLAEMAQIKSLKVIEIFPGTQVTAEGLAKFSKLRADVRIDHRS